The Desulfovibrio sp. G11 region CGGCATAAGACGCTTCCACCGCTGCCACGGGATCAAACGCCAGCGGGGCCTTGCCGTGCACGATCACATCCCAGGCTTCCTTGACGCGCTCCCAGCGCTTGTCGCGGTCCATGGCGTAAAAGCGCCCCACCAGGCTGGCAATGCGTGCCTGCGGCTGGTTCCTGATGCTGGACGCAAGGGCGCGTACAAAGTCCGCCCCGCTATGGGGGGGGCAGTCGCGCCCGTCTGTAAGAGCGTGGATGCGCACGGGAATATCCTGCTCAGCGGCCATGGCGCACAGGGCTTCAAGATGGCGTATGTGGCTGTGCACGCCGCCATCAGAGAGCAGGCCCACAAAATGCACTCTGCCGCCACTGCGCCGCACTGCGGACAGTACTTCGCCAAGCACCGGGTTGGTCGCGAAGGAGCCATCCTCCACTGCCACATCAATGCGGGTCATGTCCTGATAGACCACGCGCCCCGCGCCGATGTTAAGATGCCCTACTTCCGAATTGCCCATATACCCCACGGGCAGGCCCACTTCACGCCCCGAAGCCACAAGGCGGCTCTGGGGGCAGCGGGCGGCCAGGGCATCCAGATTGGGGGTACGGGCAACAGACGGAGCGTTGCCAGGCCCAGGAGGGGCAATGCCCCATCCGTCCAGTATCAGCAGCAGTGTTGGCGTCATGATATTATTCTCCGCTGTTCTGCCCAGCGGCCGTGCCTTTTCCGGAACCGTGCCCCCACAGGGCTTCAAGGGCGTAGAGCTCGCGCACCGGCTCCTGAAAGATGTTGACGATAACATCGTTCATATCCACAAGAATCCACTGCCCGGTGGCATACCCTTCTGTACGCAGAAATTCGTAGTTGTGTTCGCGGCATAGCTGGGCCACGCCGTCGGCAAGGCTCTGGGCATGGCGCACCGAATTTGCGCCGGCCACAACAAGGACGTCGGCAAAGCTGCCTTCACCTTCAAGGTCAAGGCAGACCACGCGCAGCGCCTTGTGCTCTTCAAGCCATTGGGCCACATCCGCCGCCTTGCGGCTCGCGGGAACATCTGAAAACTGTATGGGGGCGCGGCCCCCGGCGGGTGTATTGGGATGATTGTTTTCCATAGCCAGCACATACCGTAAAGCCGGGTCAAGGGCAATGGGCTTGCCAGGGTGGCGGCATGCCCGAGCGGAGGATTTCGCTTTTTCCCGGGCTGCCGCCCCTAGGTGTAAAAAGAGTATGCTTGGCCGCGGAGTACGGCAGAAAAACCTCATGCCCGGCCGCCGGAAGCCCCCTAAAGAACACCGCGGCAGCCAGATCCGGCGCGGTGCACGGACCTGTTTTTGTTGACCAGTTGCGGACATTGCGGCATACCGGAAAGGGTTTGCACACGGCAACGCCGTTTTTCATCTTTGTTATTGACGGCCCAAGGCCGCCGCCAAAAGCCAGCTAAAGGAGAGGGCCGTGCTTTTCGACATCAAACAGGAAACCCTGCCCCGCGAGGAAATGGAAGCATTGCAGTTGCGTCGTCTGCGCGACCTGTGCAACCGCGTTTACGCCAACGTGCCTTTCTACCGCAAACGCTTTGACGAAGCGGGCATATCCCCCGCAGACATCAAGTCGCTGGCCGATCTGAAGCTTCTGCCCTTCACCGAAAAGCAGGACCTGCGCGACTACTACCCTTTCGGCCTTTTTGCCGTGCCGCGCGACCATATCGTGCGTCTTCACGCCTCCAGCGGAACAACGGGCAAGGCCGTGGTAGTGGGCTACACAGCCCGCGACCTTGAAACCTGGGCCGAACTTATGGCCCGCAGCATGTCCGCCGCAGGCGTCAGCCGCTCGGATGTGGTACATATAGCTTATGGCTACGGCCTTTTTACCGGCGGGCTTGGGGCGCACTACGGCGCGGAACGCATCGGCGCCACGGTGGTTCCCGCGTCCGGCGGCGCCACACGCCGTCAGGCGCACCTGATGCGCGACTTCGGAGCCACCGTGCTGTGCGCCACCCCCTCTTACGCCCTGCACCTCTGGGAAGCCGCCAACGAGGCCGGGGTGGATTTTCGCGAACTGTCGCTGCGCACAGGCATTTTCGGCGCGGAGCCATGGTCCGAAGCCATGCGCCGTGACATTGAAGAAAAGATGGGCATGGACGCCATGAACATCTACGGCCTGTCTGAAATAATGGGACCCGGCGTGGCAATGGAATGCGTTGAGGCAAAGCACGGTATGCACCTGTGGGAAGACCACATCCTGCCGGAAATTATCGACCCCGTCACCGGCGAGCAGCTGCCTCCGGGCCAGGTCGGCGAACTGGTGCTGACCACCCTCACCAAAGAGGGCATACCCATGCTGCGCTACCGCACCCGCGACCTCACAAGCCTTGATTATACCCCCTGCCGCTGCGGGCGCACCCATGTGCGCATTTCGCGTCTTCAGGGCCGCAGCGACGACATGCTTATCATCCGCGGGGTCAATGTCTTTCCGCAGCAGATCGAAGGCCTGCTTATGGAAAGCGACGGCCTTACGCCCAACTATCAGATCATTGTGGGCACATCCAACAACCTCGACACCCTTGAGGTGCGTGTGGAAGTCAGCGACACCCTGTTTGCCGACGAAATACGCAAACTGCAAATGCTTGA contains the following coding sequences:
- the rsfS gene encoding ribosome silencing factor, with the protein product MENNHPNTPAGGRAPIQFSDVPASRKAADVAQWLEEHKALRVVCLDLEGEGSFADVLVVAGANSVRHAQSLADGVAQLCREHNYEFLRTEGYATGQWILVDMNDVIVNIFQEPVRELYALEALWGHGSGKGTAAGQNSGE
- a CDS encoding phenylacetate--CoA ligase family protein; its protein translation is MEALQLRRLRDLCNRVYANVPFYRKRFDEAGISPADIKSLADLKLLPFTEKQDLRDYYPFGLFAVPRDHIVRLHASSGTTGKAVVVGYTARDLETWAELMARSMSAAGVSRSDVVHIAYGYGLFTGGLGAHYGAERIGATVVPASGGATRRQAHLMRDFGATVLCATPSYALHLWEAANEAGVDFRELSLRTGIFGAEPWSEAMRRDIEEKMGMDAMNIYGLSEIMGPGVAMECVEAKHGMHLWEDHILPEIIDPVTGEQLPPGQVGELVLTTLTKEGIPMLRYRTRDLTSLDYTPCRCGRTHVRISRLQGRSDDMLIIRGVNVFPQQIEGLLMESDGLTPNYQIIVGTSNNLDTLEVRVEVSDTLFADEIRKLQMLENRLQKSIKEFLGVSAKVRLMEPRSIQRSEGKAQRIVDQREKP